From one Angustibacter luteus genomic stretch:
- a CDS encoding PKD domain-containing protein — translation MSSAIARAAKTFTLATVAAVLAVTALVALPAGAAHADTTPPAGTVPTVSADALPTVQVNGVVWSQVIVGNTVYAGGSFTSARPAGSPAGTNETPRNNLLAYNLQTGALITSFAPNLNRQVLTVAASPDGSRIYVGGDFTTANGVNRYRIAAYSTATGALITTFNPGTDYKVRTLVATNTTVYAGGGFSSAGAPRSRLAAFRASDGAVTSWAPVADKDVMSMVLTPAGDGMVLAGNFGNMNGQQARGSAKVDLNTGASMPWAMNATVQNWGTDAAMLSLTTDGQQIFGSGYVYGSNGNLEGIVAADPTTGAINWIDDCHGDTYWVWAGADAVYGVGHSHYCGNIGQFPQTTPWSFQRAMAFTKDAKTTVTNDPYGYYNWAGYPAPDLLRWWPTLDAGSFTGQTQAAWTVTGNSDYVVMGGEFPRVNGVAQQGIVRFAKRSIAPNVQGPVVKGAALNPNAVSLSSGSVRVAWPANWDRDNEELSYDLVRDNDTAHPIYTGKQKSTFWLRPPMGFIDRGLVNGSTHRYRLVVTDPLGNTATSENVTVVVNGGAASAYADGVLADGASQYWRLGESSATTAYNSAGFDDLTLGAGVTRGAAGGTGDADKASTFNGTDTAFGVNSQPVTAPDTFSAEAWFKTTTTSGGKILGFGGSTTGLSGNYDRHVYMTNDGKLTFGTWLGFPAIVTSAQSYNDGQWHHVVGTLGSAGEFLYVDGKRVGANGGIHSGQPYDGYWRIGGDNIGGWPGDKSSNGFQGDIDDVAIYPSQLTFAQVRSHYSLSGRTLPGTRPADTYGQAVYDAEPDLYWRLGDAAGTAVDSTPNGQDGAYTGGVTQGGPSAVTGGPTGSATFDGSTGGVYSSQQANNPQTFTEELWFRTGTHVGGKLIGFGNTQAGYSSGYDRHVYMEDDGRLTFGTWLGFTNTVSSPLAYNDNSWHHMVAEGSSSGLKLYVDGGLVASNSTGGAQDYAGYWRIGGDSDWGGTSAYFNGDLDEVAVYSSLLTDAQVSQHYSLGKGIVPNQSPTAAFGSTTTDLKVDFDATGSHDPDGTIAGYAWDFGDGAHDTGATPSHTYADPGTHQVVLTVTDNQGATAQVTQAVVTTAPNQAPTAAFTATPTNLSVAFDGSTSHDGDGSVVSYAWNFGDGATDTGITTSHTYTDPGTYVVKLTVADDDGATNLTQQSVVVTAPANVNPVAAFTVTKSNLHVAVNATTSHDPDGSISSYEWSFGDGSTDTGVTSAHDYAAGDTYVVTLKVTDNRGGTNTTTQSVTVAPAPANVPPTAAFTATPTDLTASFDASGSADPDGSVVAWSWTFGDSTTGSGKITSHPYSAPGTYPVVLTVTDNQGATATKSGSVTVTAPVVNPFYAQDLFGRTVVNGLGTADKGGPWTLSGGNTNFSVASGQARLKLAKAGSTVTANLDGVSATSTEVVVDVVADSAQTGGGTFIGVTGRKVGANTYAAKVKLLADGRVNLSLVSVVGTTETALRSLTVTGLTNSPSTPLRIRLQVFGTTPTTVRAKIWPVGGTEPTAWTASATDSSATLQAAGSVGLNAYLSGTSTNVPENVIVDNFAAGPLNP, via the coding sequence ATGAGCTCAGCTATCGCCCGCGCCGCCAAGACGTTCACCTTGGCCACCGTGGCTGCCGTACTGGCGGTCACCGCGCTGGTCGCCCTCCCCGCCGGCGCCGCGCACGCGGATACCACCCCGCCGGCCGGCACCGTCCCCACGGTCAGCGCCGACGCACTCCCGACCGTCCAGGTCAACGGAGTCGTCTGGTCCCAGGTCATCGTCGGCAACACCGTGTACGCGGGCGGGTCGTTCACGTCGGCGCGTCCGGCCGGCTCACCGGCCGGGACGAACGAGACGCCCCGCAACAACCTGCTGGCCTACAACCTGCAGACCGGCGCGCTGATCACCTCCTTCGCACCGAACCTGAACCGCCAGGTGCTCACCGTCGCGGCCTCGCCCGACGGCAGCCGCATCTACGTCGGCGGTGACTTCACCACGGCCAACGGGGTGAACCGGTACCGCATCGCGGCGTACAGCACCGCCACCGGCGCGCTGATCACGACCTTCAACCCCGGCACGGACTACAAGGTGCGCACCCTCGTCGCGACGAACACCACGGTGTACGCCGGTGGCGGCTTCAGCAGCGCCGGCGCGCCGCGCTCGCGCCTGGCCGCCTTCCGTGCCTCGGACGGCGCGGTGACCAGCTGGGCACCGGTCGCCGACAAGGACGTCATGTCGATGGTCCTGACCCCGGCCGGTGACGGCATGGTGCTGGCCGGCAACTTCGGCAACATGAACGGCCAGCAGGCCCGCGGCAGCGCCAAGGTCGACCTGAACACGGGCGCCAGCATGCCGTGGGCGATGAACGCGACGGTCCAGAACTGGGGCACCGACGCGGCCATGCTCTCGCTCACGACGGACGGCCAGCAGATCTTCGGCAGCGGCTACGTCTACGGGTCGAACGGCAACCTGGAGGGCATCGTCGCGGCCGACCCGACCACCGGCGCGATCAACTGGATCGACGACTGCCACGGCGACACCTACTGGGTCTGGGCGGGGGCGGACGCCGTCTACGGCGTCGGGCACTCGCACTACTGCGGCAACATCGGCCAGTTCCCGCAGACCACGCCGTGGTCGTTCCAGCGCGCGATGGCGTTCACCAAGGACGCGAAGACGACCGTGACGAACGACCCCTACGGCTACTACAACTGGGCCGGCTACCCGGCTCCGGACCTGCTGCGCTGGTGGCCCACGCTGGACGCGGGGAGCTTCACCGGCCAGACGCAGGCGGCCTGGACCGTCACCGGCAACAGCGACTACGTCGTCATGGGCGGCGAGTTCCCCCGGGTGAACGGCGTGGCGCAGCAGGGCATCGTGCGGTTCGCCAAGCGCTCGATCGCACCGAACGTGCAGGGCCCGGTCGTCAAGGGCGCGGCGCTGAACCCCAACGCGGTCTCCCTGTCCTCCGGCTCGGTCCGGGTGGCGTGGCCGGCGAACTGGGACCGCGACAACGAGGAGCTCAGCTACGACCTCGTGCGCGACAACGACACGGCGCACCCGATCTACACGGGCAAGCAGAAGTCCACGTTCTGGCTGCGCCCACCGATGGGCTTCATCGACCGCGGGCTGGTCAACGGCAGCACGCACCGGTACCGGCTCGTCGTCACCGACCCGCTCGGGAACACGGCCACCAGCGAGAACGTGACCGTGGTGGTGAACGGCGGCGCGGCCAGCGCCTACGCCGACGGCGTGCTGGCGGACGGCGCCAGCCAGTACTGGCGGCTGGGGGAGAGCTCGGCGACGACGGCCTACAACTCGGCCGGCTTCGACGACCTGACGCTCGGCGCCGGGGTCACCCGCGGAGCCGCCGGAGGTACCGGCGACGCCGACAAGGCCTCGACCTTCAACGGCACCGACACCGCGTTCGGGGTCAACAGCCAGCCCGTCACGGCGCCGGACACCTTCTCGGCGGAGGCGTGGTTCAAGACCACCACGACCTCGGGCGGCAAGATCCTGGGCTTCGGTGGCAGCACCACCGGGCTCAGCGGCAACTACGACCGGCACGTCTACATGACCAACGACGGCAAGCTGACCTTCGGCACCTGGCTGGGCTTCCCGGCCATCGTGACCAGCGCGCAGTCGTACAACGACGGCCAGTGGCACCACGTCGTGGGCACCCTGGGCAGCGCCGGCGAGTTCCTGTACGTCGACGGCAAGCGGGTCGGCGCCAACGGCGGGATCCACAGCGGCCAGCCGTACGACGGCTACTGGCGGATCGGCGGTGACAACATCGGCGGGTGGCCGGGCGACAAGAGCTCCAACGGCTTCCAGGGCGACATCGACGACGTCGCGATCTACCCGAGCCAGCTCACCTTCGCCCAGGTGCGCTCGCACTACTCGCTCAGCGGTCGCACCCTGCCCGGGACCCGTCCGGCCGACACCTACGGCCAGGCGGTCTACGACGCGGAGCCGGACCTGTACTGGCGTCTCGGCGACGCTGCGGGCACCGCGGTGGACTCGACCCCGAACGGGCAGGACGGCGCCTACACCGGCGGCGTCACCCAGGGTGGTCCGAGCGCGGTGACCGGCGGACCGACCGGCTCGGCGACGTTCGACGGCAGCACGGGCGGGGTGTACAGCAGCCAGCAGGCGAACAACCCGCAGACCTTCACCGAGGAGCTGTGGTTCCGCACCGGTACGCACGTCGGCGGCAAGCTGATCGGCTTCGGCAACACCCAGGCCGGCTACAGCAGCGGGTACGACCGGCACGTCTACATGGAGGACGACGGGCGGCTGACCTTCGGGACCTGGTTGGGCTTCACCAACACGGTGTCGTCCCCGTTGGCCTACAACGACAACAGCTGGCACCACATGGTCGCCGAGGGCAGCTCCTCGGGCCTGAAGCTGTACGTCGACGGTGGGCTCGTGGCCTCCAACAGCACCGGCGGCGCGCAGGACTACGCGGGCTACTGGCGCATCGGTGGCGACTCCGACTGGGGTGGCACCAGCGCGTACTTCAACGGTGACCTGGACGAGGTGGCGGTGTACTCCAGCCTGCTCACCGACGCCCAGGTGTCCCAGCACTACTCGCTGGGCAAGGGCATCGTGCCGAACCAGTCGCCCACCGCGGCGTTCGGCTCCACCACGACGGACCTGAAGGTCGACTTCGACGCCACCGGCTCGCACGACCCCGACGGGACGATCGCGGGCTACGCGTGGGACTTCGGTGACGGCGCGCACGACACCGGCGCCACCCCGTCGCACACCTACGCCGACCCGGGCACGCACCAGGTCGTCCTGACGGTCACCGACAACCAGGGGGCGACCGCGCAGGTCACCCAGGCCGTGGTCACCACGGCGCCGAACCAGGCGCCGACGGCGGCCTTCACCGCGACGCCGACCAACCTGAGCGTGGCGTTCGACGGCTCGACCTCGCACGACGGGGACGGCTCGGTGGTGAGCTACGCCTGGAACTTCGGTGACGGGGCCACGGACACGGGCATCACCACGTCGCACACCTACACCGACCCCGGCACCTACGTGGTGAAGCTGACGGTGGCGGACGACGACGGTGCCACCAACCTGACCCAGCAGTCGGTCGTGGTGACGGCTCCGGCGAACGTGAACCCGGTCGCGGCCTTCACGGTCACGAAGTCCAACCTGCACGTCGCGGTGAACGCGACGACGTCGCACGACCCGGACGGCTCGATCTCGAGCTACGAGTGGTCGTTCGGCGACGGGAGCACCGACACCGGTGTGACCAGCGCGCACGACTACGCCGCGGGCGACACGTACGTGGTGACGCTCAAGGTGACCGACAACCGCGGTGGTACGAACACGACCACCCAGTCGGTGACCGTGGCGCCGGCGCCGGCGAACGTCCCGCCGACCGCGGCCTTCACGGCCACCCCGACCGACCTGACCGCGTCGTTCGACGCCTCGGGCTCGGCCGACCCGGACGGCTCGGTCGTGGCCTGGTCCTGGACCTTCGGTGACAGCACCACGGGCTCGGGCAAGATCACGTCGCACCCGTACAGCGCGCCGGGCACCTACCCGGTCGTGCTGACGGTCACCGACAACCAGGGCGCGACCGCCACCAAGAGCGGCTCGGTCACGGTCACCGCACCGGTGGTCAACCCGTTCTACGCCCAGGACCTCTTCGGTCGGACGGTGGTCAACGGACTGGGGACGGCGGACAAGGGCGGCCCGTGGACGCTGTCGGGAGGTAACACCAACTTCTCGGTGGCCTCCGGGCAGGCCCGGCTCAAGCTGGCCAAGGCTGGTTCCACGGTGACGGCCAACCTGGACGGCGTCTCCGCCACCTCGACCGAGGTCGTCGTGGACGTCGTGGCGGACTCGGCGCAGACCGGCGGGGGCACCTTCATCGGGGTCACCGGACGCAAGGTCGGCGCGAACACGTACGCCGCGAAGGTCAAGCTGCTGGCCGACGGCCGGGTCAACCTCTCGCTGGTCAGCGTGGTCGGCACGACGGAGACCGCGCTCCGTTCGCTGACGGTGACCGGGTTGACCAACAGCCCGAGCACGCCGCTGCGCATCCGGCTGCAGGTGTTCGGCACCACGCCGACCACGGTGCGGGCCAAGATCTGGCCGGTCGGTGGCACGGAGCCGACGGCGTGGACCGCATCGGCCACCGACTCCAGCGCGACGCTGCAGGCGGCGGGATCGGTTGGACTGAACGCGTACCTGTCCGGTACGTCGACGAACGTCCCGGAGAACGTCATCGTGGACAACTTCGCCGCGGGACCGCTCAACCCCTGA
- a CDS encoding PKD domain-containing protein, producing the protein MLTNRRPRALVALAPVAALLLTGLTALVLPSQALADTNPAPGVPQTVGADILPTVQINGVVWSQVVVGNTVYAGGRFTSARPAGAPAGTGEVTRNNLLAYDITTGELITSFAPDLNAQVMTVAASPDGSRLYVGGDFTMANGLKRYRIAAYNTATGQIISSFSPGVDYKVRALTATNTTLYIAGSFSGLSSTVRTNLGAVDAITGAVLPWAPTANAAVGAMVMSPDGSRLVVGGVFTQLSGVAAYGLGALDASTGAVLPWAANQKIMDAGANAGITSLSTDGTNVYGTGYVFGSGGNFEGTFAANPNSGALVWMEDCHGDTYSAYGGMPDVVYSIGHVHFCGNVGGYPETNPRTHHHALAWTKTVGGTITRNTTGNYTNWEGNPRPNLLHWFPDPEAGTFTGQGQAAWNITGNSDYVVIGGEFPRVDGVPQQGLARFTTRALGPNQSGPVNRGGAALNPDMQSYQPGTVRFTFPATWDRDNDTLVYKLIRDNDTANPVWQQTVVSNFWTLPRLSFIDTGVAPGSTHRYRLTVTDPLGNTSLSENQQITVASAAGLSSSARQVLADGPTEYWRLGESEAIAHDWAGVDDLVLGTGVSGGQAGAITGDSDPASLFDGTSNGRGATRASAAMPGAFSIGAWVKTTTTRGGKILGAGTAASGNSTTTDRNVWLRNDGKISFGARQSGVNRILTSPGVVNNGQWHHVVATLGSAGQVLYVDGVQVASAPTVTSASVLTGYWRIGDTLSGWTGAPTSSYLAGTIDDIAVFNRQVSAATVASEYHPPNVNDAPTAAFSNTASGLDAAFDGTASSDTDGTITGYSWNFDDGGTSTSATPSHTFPAGGTYNVRLTVTDDDGATGSITKAVTVVAPVSGVVADDTFSRTVASGFGPADLGGAWTISGGNANFSVDGSAGKLKMAAGATLTAALAGIGDPSADTVVDVSLDKAQTGGGTYVSVIGRRITATTDYRAKMRFLADGRLTLGLSRTVAGTDTAIATAVTAASGVQPGDVFHVRIQTIGASPTTVRARVWKAGDAEPATWNVSATDATADLQNPGGVAVQGYLSGSVTNAPMTLTVDELHVRHVDLP; encoded by the coding sequence ATGCTCACCAATCGCCGCCCTCGCGCCCTGGTCGCCCTGGCGCCCGTCGCCGCCCTGCTGCTCACCGGGCTGACCGCCCTGGTGCTGCCCTCGCAGGCGCTGGCGGACACCAACCCTGCGCCCGGGGTCCCGCAGACCGTCGGCGCCGACATCCTGCCCACGGTGCAGATCAACGGCGTCGTGTGGTCCCAGGTGGTGGTCGGCAACACGGTCTACGCCGGCGGCCGGTTCACCAGTGCACGTCCGGCCGGCGCCCCGGCCGGTACCGGCGAGGTGACCCGCAACAACCTGCTCGCCTACGACATCACCACCGGCGAGCTGATCACCAGCTTCGCGCCCGACCTGAACGCGCAGGTGATGACCGTGGCGGCCTCGCCGGACGGCTCCCGGCTGTACGTCGGCGGCGACTTCACGATGGCCAACGGGCTGAAGCGGTACCGCATCGCGGCCTACAACACCGCGACCGGCCAGATCATCAGCTCGTTCAGCCCCGGCGTGGACTACAAGGTCCGCGCGCTGACGGCGACCAACACGACGCTGTACATCGCGGGCTCCTTCTCCGGTCTGAGCTCCACGGTGCGCACCAACCTGGGCGCGGTGGACGCCATCACCGGCGCGGTCCTGCCCTGGGCTCCGACGGCCAACGCCGCGGTCGGCGCCATGGTGATGAGCCCGGACGGCAGCCGACTCGTCGTCGGTGGGGTGTTCACCCAGCTGAGCGGGGTGGCGGCGTACGGGCTGGGCGCGCTCGACGCCAGCACCGGGGCGGTCCTGCCCTGGGCGGCCAACCAGAAGATCATGGACGCCGGCGCGAACGCGGGGATCACGAGCCTGTCCACGGACGGCACGAACGTGTACGGCACTGGCTACGTGTTCGGCTCGGGCGGCAACTTCGAGGGCACCTTCGCAGCCAACCCGAACAGCGGTGCGCTGGTCTGGATGGAGGACTGCCACGGCGACACGTACTCCGCGTACGGCGGCATGCCTGACGTCGTCTACTCCATCGGGCACGTGCACTTCTGCGGGAACGTCGGCGGGTACCCCGAGACGAACCCGCGCACCCACCACCACGCGCTGGCCTGGACCAAGACGGTCGGCGGGACGATCACCAGGAACACCACCGGCAACTACACCAACTGGGAGGGCAACCCCCGCCCGAACCTGCTGCACTGGTTCCCGGACCCCGAGGCCGGCACCTTCACCGGGCAGGGCCAGGCGGCCTGGAACATCACCGGCAACAGCGACTACGTGGTGATCGGTGGCGAGTTCCCCCGCGTCGACGGCGTCCCGCAGCAAGGGCTGGCGCGCTTCACCACCCGGGCCCTGGGACCGAACCAGTCCGGCCCGGTGAACCGTGGCGGCGCCGCGCTCAACCCGGACATGCAGTCGTACCAGCCGGGCACCGTGCGGTTCACCTTCCCCGCGACCTGGGACCGGGACAACGACACCCTGGTCTACAAGCTGATCCGGGACAACGACACGGCCAACCCCGTGTGGCAGCAGACCGTGGTCTCCAACTTCTGGACGCTGCCGCGGCTCTCGTTCATCGACACCGGGGTGGCCCCGGGCTCGACCCACCGCTACCGCCTCACGGTGACCGACCCGCTGGGCAACACCTCGCTGAGCGAGAACCAGCAGATCACCGTCGCCTCGGCCGCGGGCCTCAGCTCGTCGGCCCGTCAGGTCCTCGCGGACGGACCGACCGAGTACTGGCGGTTGGGTGAGTCCGAGGCGATCGCGCACGACTGGGCCGGCGTGGACGACCTGGTGCTCGGCACCGGCGTCAGCGGCGGACAGGCCGGTGCGATCACCGGCGACAGCGACCCGGCGTCGTTGTTCGACGGGACGAGCAACGGTCGAGGGGCCACCCGCGCCTCCGCGGCGATGCCCGGCGCGTTCAGCATCGGCGCCTGGGTGAAGACCACCACGACGCGTGGCGGGAAGATCCTCGGCGCCGGCACGGCGGCCAGCGGCAACAGCACGACGACCGACCGCAACGTGTGGCTGCGCAACGACGGCAAGATCTCGTTCGGGGCCCGGCAGTCCGGGGTGAACCGCATCCTGACCAGCCCGGGCGTCGTCAACAACGGGCAGTGGCACCACGTGGTCGCCACCCTCGGCAGCGCCGGTCAGGTGCTGTACGTCGACGGCGTCCAGGTGGCCTCCGCCCCGACGGTGACCTCGGCCAGCGTGCTGACCGGGTACTGGCGGATCGGTGACACCCTCAGCGGGTGGACCGGCGCGCCGACGTCGTCCTACCTCGCGGGCACGATCGACGACATCGCCGTCTTCAACCGTCAGGTGTCCGCCGCGACGGTGGCCAGCGAGTACCACCCGCCGAACGTGAACGACGCGCCGACCGCGGCGTTCAGCAACACCGCCAGCGGCTTGGACGCCGCGTTCGACGGCACCGCCTCGAGCGACACGGACGGCACGATCACCGGGTACAGCTGGAACTTCGACGACGGCGGCACCTCGACGTCCGCCACGCCGAGCCACACCTTCCCGGCGGGCGGGACCTACAACGTCCGGCTGACCGTGACGGACGACGACGGGGCGACCGGGTCGATCACCAAGGCGGTCACCGTCGTGGCGCCGGTGTCCGGTGTGGTGGCGGACGACACGTTCTCCCGGACGGTCGCCTCCGGCTTCGGCCCCGCCGACCTCGGCGGTGCCTGGACGATCTCCGGCGGGAACGCCAACTTCTCGGTGGACGGCAGCGCAGGCAAGCTGAAGATGGCGGCCGGTGCCACGCTCACGGCGGCCCTGGCCGGGATCGGCGACCCGAGCGCGGACACCGTCGTGGACGTCTCGCTCGACAAGGCCCAGACCGGTGGCGGCACGTACGTGTCCGTGATCGGCCGTCGGATCACGGCGACCACCGACTACCGGGCGAAGATGCGCTTCCTCGCCGACGGGCGGCTGACCCTCGGGCTCTCGCGCACCGTGGCGGGCACCGACACGGCCATCGCCACCGCGGTCACCGCGGCGTCCGGGGTCCAGCCCGGCGACGTGTTCCACGTGCGCATCCAGACGATCGGCGCCTCGCCCACCACCGTGCGGGCCAGGGTCTGGAAGGCCGGGGACGCCGAGCCGGCTACCTGGAACGTCAGTGCCACGGACGCGACGGCCGACCTGCAGAACCCCGGCGGCGTCGCCGTCCAGGGGTACCTGTCCGGCTCGGTCACCAACGCCCCGATGACGCTCACGGTGGACGAGCTGCACGTCCGGCACGTCGACTTGCCATAA
- a CDS encoding CDP-alcohol phosphatidyltransferase family protein yields the protein MMQLDAANERPGFRETRQRLSQAQKTTKGAPAYSRYVNRPLGRSFAAAAYLLGRTPNQVTAVSACFTYAAIAVVFLVRPQWWVGVLVAALLVLGYALDAADGQLARLRGGGSPAGEWLDHMFDAGKVATLHLAVLVAVYRFYDVADGWLLVPLAFSAVSSVAFFGMILNDLLRQRQVAATGVPIERGGTSRLRSLLVIPTDYGFLCLAFVLFGVPAAFFPVYCLFFLANAGFLALAVVKWFHDMQALAGPAPR from the coding sequence ATGATGCAGCTGGATGCCGCGAACGAGCGGCCGGGCTTCCGGGAGACCAGGCAGCGGCTGTCGCAGGCGCAGAAGACGACCAAGGGCGCGCCGGCATACTCGCGCTACGTCAACCGGCCGCTGGGGCGCTCGTTCGCGGCCGCCGCGTACCTGCTCGGGCGCACCCCGAACCAGGTCACCGCGGTCAGCGCCTGCTTCACGTACGCGGCGATCGCCGTGGTGTTCCTGGTCCGGCCGCAGTGGTGGGTCGGCGTGCTGGTGGCCGCCCTGCTGGTGCTCGGGTACGCCCTGGACGCCGCGGACGGCCAGCTCGCCCGGCTGCGCGGCGGCGGCTCGCCGGCGGGGGAGTGGCTGGACCACATGTTCGACGCGGGCAAGGTCGCCACGCTGCACCTGGCCGTTCTCGTTGCGGTGTACCGGTTCTACGACGTCGCGGACGGCTGGCTGCTGGTCCCCCTGGCGTTCAGTGCGGTGTCGTCGGTCGCCTTCTTCGGCATGATCCTCAACGACCTGCTCCGCCAGCGGCAGGTCGCCGCCACCGGGGTGCCGATCGAGCGGGGCGGCACGTCCCGGCTGCGGTCGTTGCTGGTGATCCCCACCGACTACGGGTTCCTCTGCCTGGCGTTCGTGCTGTTCGGTGTGCCCGCGGCGTTCTTCCCTGTGTATTGCCTGTTCTTCCTCGCGAACGCCGGATTCCTGGCGCTTGCCGTGGTGAAGTGGTTCCACGACATGCAGGCGCTGGCAGGTCCGGCGCCGCGATGA
- a CDS encoding DUF1972 domain-containing protein: MRIALVGTRGVPARYGGFETCVEEVGRRLVERGHEVVVYCRGDAEVGDSYLGMRLVHLPALRKRSLETLSHSALSVLHLVSRRRPDAVVVFNAANSPFLPVLRARRVPVATHVDGLEWRRGKWGPTGRRYYRAAEALAVRWSDALIADAQGIADYYRDEFDAGTDLIAYGAPTIDPERLDRLGELDLTPRGYHLVVARFEPENHLDLVVEGYVRSDARLPLVVVGSAPYSDAYTERVTSLADDRVRLLGGIWDQELLDQLYAGSLTYLHGHSVGGTNPSLLRAIGAQAPVSAFDVVFNREVLGEAGHYFGTPEDVRALVTKAEADPQAERERGVASGERAARYDWDDVTAAYEQLCARLAASGPLRHRASGRRRAATSQADRVGAER, translated from the coding sequence ATGCGCATCGCACTGGTGGGGACTCGTGGCGTGCCGGCCCGGTACGGCGGTTTCGAGACCTGCGTCGAGGAGGTCGGGCGTCGCCTGGTCGAGCGCGGCCACGAGGTCGTCGTCTACTGCCGCGGGGACGCCGAGGTCGGCGACAGCTACCTCGGGATGCGCCTGGTGCACCTGCCGGCGCTGCGCAAGCGCTCCCTCGAGACGCTCAGCCACAGCGCGCTCTCCGTGCTGCACCTGGTGAGCCGGCGCCGTCCGGACGCCGTCGTGGTGTTCAACGCGGCCAACTCGCCGTTCCTGCCGGTGCTGCGCGCCCGGCGGGTCCCGGTCGCCACCCACGTCGACGGCCTGGAGTGGCGGCGTGGCAAGTGGGGACCGACCGGTCGGCGCTACTACCGCGCTGCAGAGGCGCTCGCGGTGCGCTGGTCCGACGCGCTCATCGCCGACGCCCAGGGCATCGCGGACTACTACCGTGACGAGTTCGACGCTGGCACCGACCTGATCGCGTACGGCGCCCCCACCATCGACCCCGAGCGGCTGGACCGGCTCGGTGAGCTGGACCTCACGCCTCGGGGATACCACCTGGTGGTCGCCCGCTTCGAGCCGGAGAACCACCTCGACCTGGTCGTCGAGGGCTACGTGCGCAGCGACGCGCGGCTGCCCCTCGTGGTCGTGGGCTCGGCGCCCTACTCCGACGCCTACACCGAGCGGGTCACGTCCCTGGCCGACGACCGGGTGCGGCTGCTCGGCGGTATCTGGGACCAGGAGCTGCTGGACCAGCTGTACGCCGGCTCGCTGACCTACCTGCACGGCCACTCCGTCGGTGGCACGAACCCCTCCCTGCTGCGGGCGATCGGGGCGCAGGCTCCGGTGTCGGCGTTCGACGTGGTCTTCAACCGCGAGGTGCTGGGCGAGGCCGGACACTACTTCGGCACGCCGGAGGACGTCCGCGCCCTGGTGACCAAGGCGGAGGCGGACCCGCAGGCCGAGCGGGAGCGGGGCGTCGCGTCGGGCGAGCGCGCGGCCCGCTACGACTGGGACGACGTGACGGCCGCGTACGAGCAGCTCTGCGCCCGGCTGGCGGCCTCGGGCCCGTTGCGGCACAGGGCATCCGGACGCCGGCGCGCGGCGACGAGCCAGGCTGACCGAGTGGGGGCCGAGCGATGA